The DNA window CTGTCTAGCTCACATGGACTCTCTGGTTTGCAAAGGCCAATTAGAAAAGCAAGCTGGCTTATTATTTAAGAGCCCGGACATTGGTGCCAGAAGATGTCATCTTCAGATTTTTGTTGGCCACTTAGGAGCCCTGTGATACTGGACAAATCACCTACCTTCAGTGCTCCTGTTTCCGTACAGAGTTGTTGAGTGTAGATGAGAATGTGTGAAAAGCACAAGGCCAGGCCCCTATTAAGCACGcaagcattttttgtttttgttttatttctcaagtGTTGAAAACTTTAGAGGCATTTTAATAGTTTgccagacttttaaaaatgttaggtATATTTAAGGCCCATGTTCATAATTCTGCCGTTCTCTTTTTGACGTTTAAAGGAAGAGCCTAGACTGGATGTCTTGATCAATAACGCAGGGATCTTCCAGTGCCCATACATGAAGACAGAAGATGGCTTTGAGATGCAGTTTGGAGTGAACCATCTGGGGCACTTCCTCCTCACCAATCTTCTCCTGGGGCTCCTCAAAAGTTCAGCTCCCAGCAGAATCGTGGTAGTGACTTCCAAACTTTATAAATACGGAGATATCAACTTTGAAGACTTGAACAGTGAACAAAGCTATAATAAAAGCTTTTGTTACAGTCGGAGCAAACTGGCTAACATTCTTTTTACCAGAGAACTAGCCCGCCGCTTAGAAGGCACAAATGTCACTGTCAATGTTTTACACCCTGGAATTGTGCGGACTAATCTTGGGAGACACATACACATTCCACTGTTGGTCAAACCACTTTTCAATTTGGTGTCATGGGCTTTCTTCAAAACCCCAGTGGAAGGTGCCCAGACTTCGATTTATTTAGCCTCTTCCTCCGAGGTTGAAGGTGTGTCAGGAAAGTACTTTGGGGACTGTAAAGAGGAAGAACTGTTGCCTAAAGCCATGGATGAGTCTGTTGCAAGGAAACTCTGGGATATCAGTGAAGTAATGGTTGGCATTTTAAAATAGGCACAGGGAGTGTAAGAGAGCTATTTATAAAACCGAACCTCAGTTATATCTGTTCAGGAATGGTGTGGCTTGAGCACTTGCtacttgaaaacataattttggtTTTACATAGTACTGCTAGGTGGTACATAAGGATAATGAAGTTACAAAAAAGTTATATTTTGGAAAACTAAATTTCAGAAAAGATGTTACAATCAATAAGCATAATGAATAAGCATAATGAACAATACAAttatagtatgtttttaaaattataattggtaAAGCATGGATTACAAATGTTAACTCAAAATAGACCCttgagaagtttttaaaatatctttgagcTTCATGGCCAAAgagttaaatatttgtattacaaTGCTGGTATGGAAATAATATGGCTGGTGTGTGTATACAGTTCTTACTTGGAATAAATGTACTGATGCAAATTCTTAGTTGTCTGTTTCTTTAGAAATTTCACTAAAATGAGCCCTTTATCATCTCATTAGCCTGTACTGATCTTGGTATGCCAAGTGTCTTTCCTGCCCGCATATCTTGCTTGCTGTTTTAAGAATTAGTATTTCTAAAGCCCAAATCTTTGTCAGGTTATCATGTCCCTGCTTAAAAACTTGTAGTGGTTTCCAATTATCCATAACAGTGAATCtcgagtattttttttttaagctgcagaattcttttctttaaaataagtcaCTCAAATGTAGAAGCTGGATTGCTAAAATAGGTCATAGAAATGTCACAGGGATGCAGTCCCCCCCAGGCTATTCCTGAAGGGGCTTGGTAGAACATATTTATAAACCCTGTCTACTTAAAGTTTAAACTCTGTAATACACATTTTAGACTCTCCATGAACTGCCAAAGGCTTACCTTGTATTCTTAGTTCTGTGCAGTAGAACTTTGTACAATGAAAAGTAATTGCACTGTCTAATATGGTAGAATTACGTTACTGGGTACTTGAAATATGACTGAGAACGGAATTTCTAATCTTAAACAGGCACATGTCGCTAGTGACTAATGTCTTAGCCCATCTCTGTTGTATAATCCAGTCCTTGTTATAGACCAGTCTCCTACTCAACTGCCTCATGCTTGGCCTTTCCTTCTATTGTTCCTTCAGTCTGGAGCACCCTCCTCCTTTTCACTGGGAATACTACTTACCCTTCAACATTTCCTTGAAATATGTCCCACCTCCATCCAGTTCCTGTAGGCAGAACCAATTCTCTTTCTACTTTGTGTTCATTGATCTTGGCAGCTTTACTAGGAATTTAGTGCAGTGATTATTTTTTCACAAGTCCAGTTAGACAAGTTCAATTTTCCAAGGAAAGATTTTATTGTTATATTCTCATTAGTTTTTCTTCCTCAAGAGTCAAGTATACCTGACACACactaaacatttaataataatgtttgaATGACTAATAATCAGTGGTGTGCATAAAAATAAGGAGGAATGCTGTAGGCATCTGTGTCATGgcatcaaaaataattatttgtcttAACTATCTCTTAATTTTGGGAAAAAGGAATTATGACAGTAAAGTATAGACTGAACTACACTGAATTTAATGGCCGTTTTGGTTAGAGGTAAACTTTGATAGGTTATTATTCTTAAGGTTTTTTATATCTGGTTACCAGAATCAGTTCTTTCTGAAAATGGCGGGAACTTGGCAGAGCATACAGAAGGTCTGTTTTCTGTTAGAGTATTGTGTTGCGAGTATGAAGAACACTTCGTGTTTGTATGTGTCATCACAGGTGTGTCTTTGCAGGTGTAGTGGGTATAGCTGCATCGTgttctttgaaacattttttaaaaatcctacaaAGAGACCTGCTGAACTTAGAAATATGGGCAGGAAATACACCAGAATGCAACTTGGAAAAATGGAAGCTAATAAATCTGTCCTACACCTCAACTTCATTAAAAAGGagccctttttatttttctcttttaataccATCTTTTCTGGCTGCATTTTGATACCTGATGCTTTTCAGGGGATTTCGGCCTTTTGTAAGAATTGAGCCTTTCAGAGTTCTTGTTTGTGGCACCATAATAAAATAGGATATATTAATTTATCATGATGGAAAACTAGAAACTCATCTGGAAACACCAACTATTAAGGTAAAATGAGCTGCCATTTGGAAGATGTCCTTCCTACCCCGGTGTTTGATAGAATTGAGAACTAATAGCTACAGTATGACTAGTTAGATTTTGAAGATTATTTAAACCTTTTGctgctctcttcttctttctcctgacTAGCTTCTAACCATTTCACTgagcaaagaagtaaaaggcaaTCCTGTCACTTTGATACTTCCTCTGACCCCTAGCAAAATATTGTTAGAGAGTGTAATGTGCCAGCTAATGGAATAACTGAGTTGGAAACTCATTTTCATGTTGGTTATTGACTCCATCTTTTGACATACTGACTTCTATTTCAAGCAGCTTATTCTAGAAAGGGGTGAGGTTGCTGGGTCTTCTGCCTCCATTTTACTCAGAGTAACTATTTTATATAGTGAAGTTCTAAGTAATGTTAATTGGAAAAGCAATTTCACAGCTTAAACATACCACCGTGTTGGGTTTAACCGCTCCACCACTTAATTCCATCTGTGAtgttggcaagttacttaacctctctgagcttctgtttttcCCGTCTCTATCATTGAAATGATGCCAACTTTAAAGGATTGCCTAGTGAAGAAATGGCAGagtatgtaaagcatttagcaaaGTGCCTGACACACGTGAGCCCTCGTCAATTTCCCCTTCCCTAATGCACCTACACCTAATCATCACTATTAAGAAtcattattaatagtaataattgtaTTAGTACATATGATGGAAACAAAACTAAagcaagggtcagcaaactttttataaaaggccagattgtaaatattttaagttattagGCCATATACATACAGtctgatacatatatatatttttttttaatttttttttttttacaatcctttaaaaaatgtgaaaaccattcttagctcacggGGCCATACTGTTGTACTTATGCCACAGCCCAAGGTACTCACTTATTTGTCTTTAAGACTCTGGGTATGGTAGCAGTTCTTGTGTACGCTGTAACTCCTACTTCTTAATAAGGCTCCTGCTGTTTCTCCTTATGTCTAATCTTGTATGACTATTTGCTTGCAGTCCCAGGAAGTCTagagagtattttttaaatctccagcTATAGATTTTGGTGTGAGGAATACCAGTTATCTGCCTTCAACTCCCTCCCCTCACAAACTTGCTGGGTCTGGCTAGAGATCTGAGAGAAcctatatttgaatatttaattgaTTCCAAATGTCCTAAGAACACTGAAGAGAGAACATGTTACTAATCACCCTTCAGGAACTTGGCCCCCACAGGCAGCTTCAGATGTTTCACAAACCTTCTCTAGACAATGGGGagttaaattagtttcaggttatAACATGGAGGAAGGTGGTTTATTCCCAGAGGAAAGTTAGATGGCGTGCTCAGTGTTACGCAGACCGCAAGGAAGAGCTTTTGCTAAGTTAGATATCCAATCAAAATATAGTAGAAGCACTCTAACCAACCACCATGTAACAGACTTGCTGTAATAACtggttctccatttcttttttttctctctctctccctctctctctctctttcttttttctttttctttttctttttctttttttttttttttttggtaaaacatACTGACTGTTGCCCATAGCATGCAAATGCTCTAGGCTGACAGTCTCCCCTCTAGCCCACCCCTGGCACTCCTGCTCCCACCTGTTCTATTATATACTTAAGACGAGTGGATCATGTACCATCCATTTGTCATtttgcaagtatttattgaatgcctattatgtgtcaggcattatcCCAGGCTCTGGGGATGCAGGAAGCAACAGAGAAAAGCTAAGCAAACTTGGGTGTCTGTGTCAGCTGTGCTTGTTATCATTTATAATAGAAGTTATTAATCATAATACAAACCAATGACTTATGagtacaaagagaaagagaatttctATGAAAAGTAAACTGAGTGTTTTGCAAAACTAAATAAGGCAAATTACTACAAACTGTTGAACAAACTTTCAAAACAActgtcaaatattaaaaatagatattacaAAAATCTAAAAGGGGCTATATTTAGTGCTTTGCAAGTGACTTTAAACTTTGACTCCCTTTTAAAGACACAAAAGCTGGAAATCATAGACTATCCTATTTGAGGATAATGTAAGAACGTGGAATTCCAAGTAAACTCACACTCAGAAAAACAAGTGACAAGCCCTTAACTTTACATCAGAAGATAGGCAAATGAATGAACgtgttaaatgttttaaatccaAATAATGATTTTGAGGTGCATGTGATTCATctttatgatttccttctttaATCAACTTTTTCATGTAACCAAATGATTCCAAAGAAAAG is part of the Rhinolophus ferrumequinum isolate MPI-CBG mRhiFer1 chromosome 13, mRhiFer1_v1.p, whole genome shotgun sequence genome and encodes:
- the RDH14 gene encoding retinol dehydrogenase 14 — encoded protein: MAVATVAALLAALGGTLWLAARRLMGPSVQRLHGGGDPGLMHGKTVLITGANSGLGRATAAALLRMGARVIMGCRDRARAEEAAGQLRRDLRQAGGCEPGPDASGPGELVVKELDLASLRSVRAFCQEMLQEEPRLDVLINNAGIFQCPYMKTEDGFEMQFGVNHLGHFLLTNLLLGLLKSSAPSRIVVVTSKLYKYGDINFEDLNSEQSYNKSFCYSRSKLANILFTRELARRLEGTNVTVNVLHPGIVRTNLGRHIHIPLLVKPLFNLVSWAFFKTPVEGAQTSIYLASSSEVEGVSGKYFGDCKEEELLPKAMDESVARKLWDISEVMVGILK